In one Nostoc sp. KVJ3 genomic region, the following are encoded:
- the drmD gene encoding DISARM system SNF2-like helicase DrmD — translation MVIVRAIPEQGQLVNVRSRQFVVTDVRNTTLPTNPMLSAVEKTQHLVSLSSVEDDGLGEELQVIWELEPGALVYEKMELPKPTGFDAPARLDAFLDAVRWGAASTADIRTLQSPFRSGIDIEDYQLDPVVRAIQMPRVNLLIADDVGLGKTIEAGLVAQELIIRHRCRRILIVCPSSLQIQWRDQMRDKFGLDFRVVDSTLMKELRRKRGIHVNPWQHFPRLITSIDFLKRDRPLRLLREMLPGEGEPMYPRRFDLLIVDEAHNVAPSGGGNYAVDSLRTAAIRLLVPHFEHKLFLTATPHNGYPESFTALLELLDSQRFARGVSPDRKQLQVIMVRRLKSEMKGWDGSDLFPQRQLEAIPVDYPEAERQAHTNLKRYTELRCKGVADNTEKYATEFVLKLLKKRLFSSPQAFATTLAQHEESLKNARRRTYSSLSRPTEGILRRQLAQIEEDFADDDVYEESTDEAITNTTRLFRELSAEEQALLRQMREWAETTSRVSDAKAKELLNWIHTHIKPDGKWSKERVIIFTEYRATQKWLYNLFATEGLVEGDRLMTLYGGMKSEDREQVKAAFQASPDISPVRILLATDAASEGLDLQNFCSRLIHYEIPWNPNRMEQRNGRIDRHGQKAKEVRIYHFVGKDYQHNTTGLRPGELEGDLEFLMRAALKINNIREDLGKVGPVIAAQVEEAMMGYRSVLDTSVAERESEVVRRMLKFERQVREQIEKLREQLNETRQHLRLTPDNIEAVVKIGLELAQQPLLIAGKVEGVAGKVFYLPPLKSSWAVCSEGLAHPHTKEIRPIVFDPELAHGRDDVVLAHLNHRLVQMCLRLLRAEVWSKEGRKALHRVTARLVPNSVLDTPAVIAYGRLVILGSDQQRLHEEVIMAGGLLKEGKFSRLGVMKIQEAVSVALPELAPENVTEKLAQLWDSHASALMQALEARLQDRSKSLQRDLGDRAQKEAADITAVLTELRQSILNELDEPEFKQLELFNTAEKEQFERNVNSLKVRVEQIPAEIEREVAAIQARFANPTPRLFPLAVTYLIPQKLAK, via the coding sequence ATGGTTATAGTCAGAGCTATCCCAGAACAAGGTCAACTGGTTAACGTTCGCTCCCGGCAATTCGTCGTCACGGATGTGCGTAATACGACTTTACCCACCAATCCAATGCTGAGTGCAGTGGAAAAAACTCAGCATTTGGTCAGTCTATCCTCCGTTGAAGATGATGGTTTGGGTGAAGAACTACAAGTAATTTGGGAATTAGAGCCTGGGGCATTAGTTTATGAAAAGATGGAGTTGCCCAAACCTACAGGCTTTGACGCACCCGCAAGGTTAGATGCATTTCTCGATGCTGTGCGTTGGGGAGCAGCATCAACAGCTGATATTCGCACTTTACAATCCCCCTTTCGCAGTGGCATCGATATTGAAGATTATCAGCTTGATCCAGTAGTGCGAGCAATTCAAATGCCTCGCGTTAATTTGCTGATTGCAGATGATGTCGGATTAGGTAAAACCATTGAGGCGGGGTTAGTTGCCCAAGAATTAATTATCCGTCATCGCTGCCGGCGCATCTTGATAGTTTGTCCATCTTCACTGCAAATTCAGTGGCGAGACCAAATGCGCGATAAGTTTGGTTTAGATTTCCGCGTCGTGGACAGTACCTTAATGAAGGAACTGCGACGGAAGCGGGGAATCCACGTCAACCCTTGGCAGCATTTCCCCCGATTGATTACCTCAATAGATTTTCTCAAACGCGATCGCCCTCTTCGTCTTCTGCGAGAAATGTTACCAGGTGAAGGGGAACCGATGTATCCCCGGCGGTTTGATTTGCTGATTGTGGATGAAGCGCACAATGTTGCTCCCTCTGGCGGTGGAAACTATGCTGTTGATTCTTTGAGGACTGCTGCTATTCGGCTTTTAGTACCGCATTTTGAACACAAACTATTCTTGACAGCGACACCACACAACGGCTACCCCGAAAGTTTTACAGCCCTATTGGAATTACTTGATAGCCAACGGTTTGCACGGGGGGTATCTCCCGATCGCAAGCAGTTACAAGTAATCATGGTTCGCCGTCTCAAATCGGAGATGAAAGGTTGGGACGGTTCTGACTTATTTCCACAGCGTCAGTTAGAAGCTATACCTGTAGACTATCCTGAAGCAGAACGACAAGCACACACTAACCTGAAAAGATATACTGAATTGCGCTGCAAGGGGGTGGCAGATAATACAGAAAAATATGCGACTGAATTTGTCCTCAAGTTGTTAAAAAAACGGTTGTTTTCGTCTCCTCAAGCGTTTGCAACTACTTTGGCACAGCATGAAGAATCGCTAAAAAATGCCCGTCGCCGCACTTATAGCAGTTTATCTCGACCGACAGAAGGTATTTTGCGCCGCCAATTGGCACAAATTGAAGAAGATTTTGCAGATGATGATGTTTATGAAGAATCGACAGATGAGGCAATTACTAATACAACTAGGTTATTTCGAGAACTGAGTGCAGAAGAACAGGCTTTGCTGCGACAGATGCGGGAATGGGCAGAGACAACATCGAGAGTGTCTGATGCCAAAGCCAAAGAACTACTTAACTGGATTCATACTCACATTAAACCTGATGGTAAATGGTCTAAGGAGAGAGTAATAATTTTTACAGAATATCGAGCTACCCAGAAATGGTTATATAACTTATTTGCCACAGAGGGGTTAGTAGAAGGCGATCGCCTAATGACACTTTACGGCGGGATGAAGTCGGAAGATCGAGAGCAAGTAAAAGCGGCGTTTCAAGCGTCTCCTGATATATCCCCAGTGCGAATTTTGTTAGCGACGGATGCGGCGAGTGAGGGTTTGGATTTGCAGAATTTTTGTTCGCGCCTTATCCACTATGAAATTCCCTGGAACCCGAACCGGATGGAACAGCGTAACGGTAGAATTGACCGTCACGGGCAAAAAGCTAAAGAAGTGAGAATTTACCACTTTGTCGGCAAAGATTATCAACATAATACGACTGGGCTACGTCCCGGTGAGTTAGAAGGCGATTTAGAATTTCTCATGCGGGCGGCGTTGAAAATTAACAACATCCGCGAAGATTTAGGTAAGGTGGGGCCAGTGATTGCGGCGCAGGTGGAAGAAGCGATGATGGGATATCGCAGCGTTTTGGATACTTCAGTCGCAGAGAGAGAGTCTGAAGTTGTGCGGCGAATGTTGAAATTTGAGCGCCAGGTGCGGGAGCAAATTGAAAAGCTGCGAGAACAGTTGAATGAGACGCGCCAGCATTTGCGATTGACACCGGATAATATTGAGGCGGTGGTCAAAATTGGTTTGGAATTAGCTCAACAACCACTTTTGATTGCAGGGAAAGTAGAGGGAGTTGCTGGGAAGGTGTTTTACCTACCACCATTAAAAAGCAGTTGGGCAGTTTGCAGCGAAGGTTTAGCCCATCCCCACACCAAAGAAATTCGTCCGATTGTTTTTGACCCAGAATTGGCGCATGGTAGAGATGATGTAGTGTTAGCCCACTTGAATCATCGTTTAGTGCAGATGTGCTTGCGCTTGTTACGCGCTGAAGTTTGGTCAAAGGAAGGTAGAAAAGCTTTGCATCGGGTGACGGCGCGTTTGGTTCCTAATTCGGTTTTGGATACACCTGCGGTTATAGCTTACGGTCGATTGGTGATTTTAGGAAGCGACCAACAACGGTTACATGAGGAAGTAATCATGGCGGGTGGGTTGCTTAAAGAAGGAAAATTTAGCCGTTTGGGTGTGATGAAAATTCAAGAAGCTGTTTCAGTGGCTTTACCAGAATTAGCACCAGAAAATGTCACAGAGAAATTAGCCCAGTTATGGGATAGTCACGCATCAGCTTTGATGCAAGCTTTAGAGGCACGGCTTCAAGACCGTAGTAAAAGTTTACAACGAGACTTAGGCGATCGCGCTCAAAAAGAAGCGGCTGATATTACAGCAGTTTTAACGGAATTGCGTCAAAGCATTCTCAATGAACTGGATGAACCTGAGTTTAAGCAGTTGGAATTGTTTAATACCGCAGAGAAGGAACAGTTCGAGCGCAATGTCAACAGTCTTAAGGTGAGAGTAGAGCAAATTCCCGCAGAAATTGAGCGCGAAGTGGCTGCAATTCAAGCTAGGTTTGCAAATCCGACACCAAGATTGTTTCCTTTGGCGGTTACTTACCTAATTCCCCAAAAGTTAGCAAAATAA
- a CDS encoding DUF4433 domain-containing protein, whose translation MSQAGSYLPCQQLLISNSNAIEEKLLVDFAPDSRILHTEYKDTALDFFYACRSKRDSISQDEIIRWALQATTEEQRQAVYIYLLQGEQREEIASSLYANRQLYWFANDKRIIDILELMVLIVIERGETLPPRNINVIPESPQETDDYNPFFEIYTNCTKDDFSLHRTPEEIEEFARKLQVGLNRQNSSWKGYIYHFTHVENAVSILTGEKLIARNLCRNFNNSASADLIGRTRSDVKDFARFYYRPQTPTQWHNEGLGKRKGNIYALCPVPIFFRFDLKRVMETQGNKCGISSGNLAASGSHYGNTTTFLEQCFDFDYVYSTPEVGQETFLRASQQEFIVHNYLDFTEFNLEDISIICRTTQDKDTFLKLIGTESKYANRVFQEREIVREGSLFYHNNPYVTINDRGNFIDIQIDNYDRYGNINGELILSFTEQLTSNREIISPFKDISKINFGQSINVSSSRSIQLQYKPNTPMSVRFQENGQEWLIYTNESQNY comes from the coding sequence ATGTCTCAAGCTGGTAGTTATTTGCCTTGTCAGCAACTATTAATCAGTAATTCCAATGCTATTGAGGAAAAATTGTTAGTTGATTTTGCACCAGATAGCCGCATCCTCCACACTGAATATAAAGATACTGCTTTAGATTTTTTCTATGCTTGTCGTTCCAAGAGAGACAGTATTTCCCAAGACGAAATTATTAGATGGGCGCTACAGGCAACAACTGAAGAACAGCGTCAAGCAGTATATATCTATCTGTTGCAGGGAGAGCAACGAGAAGAAATAGCATCTAGCTTATATGCTAATCGGCAGCTTTATTGGTTTGCCAATGATAAACGGATAATAGACATACTTGAGCTTATGGTACTTATTGTCATTGAAAGAGGAGAAACTTTACCACCAAGAAATATAAATGTAATTCCAGAATCTCCACAAGAAACAGATGACTATAATCCTTTCTTTGAAATCTATACTAATTGTACCAAGGATGATTTTTCTTTACACAGAACACCAGAAGAAATAGAAGAATTTGCACGTAAACTTCAAGTCGGGCTAAATCGTCAAAATTCATCTTGGAAAGGATACATCTACCACTTTACTCATGTTGAAAATGCTGTTTCAATTCTCACAGGTGAAAAACTAATAGCCAGAAATCTTTGCCGGAACTTTAACAATTCAGCCAGTGCAGACCTTATTGGGCGTACCAGAAGCGATGTCAAAGATTTTGCACGTTTTTATTACCGGCCACAGACTCCAACTCAGTGGCATAATGAGGGTTTGGGCAAACGTAAAGGAAATATTTATGCTCTTTGTCCTGTACCAATTTTCTTCCGCTTCGATCTCAAGCGAGTCATGGAAACACAAGGTAACAAATGTGGTATAAGTAGTGGAAATCTTGCAGCTTCAGGCTCTCATTACGGTAACACTACAACTTTCTTAGAGCAATGTTTTGATTTTGATTATGTCTATTCTACGCCGGAAGTTGGCCAAGAGACTTTTCTGAGAGCATCTCAACAAGAATTTATCGTTCATAATTACCTCGATTTTACTGAGTTTAATTTAGAGGATATAAGTATTATTTGTCGTACAACTCAGGATAAAGATACTTTCTTAAAGCTCATTGGTACAGAATCAAAATATGCTAATCGTGTATTTCAAGAACGCGAAATTGTTCGTGAAGGGAGTTTGTTCTATCATAATAATCCTTATGTAACAATTAACGATCGGGGTAATTTTATTGATATCCAAATTGATAACTACGATAGATATGGAAACATTAATGGAGAATTAATTCTTAGCTTTACAGAACAGCTTACATCTAATAGAGAAATTATTTCGCCGTTTAAAGATATTTCAAAAATTAATTTTGGACAATCCATTAATGTTAGTTCATCTCGTTCTATTCAGCTACAATATAAGCCTAATACTCCTATGAGTGTTAGGTTTCAAGAAAACGGTCAAGAATGGTTAATTTATACAAATGAGTCTCAAAATTATTAA
- a CDS encoding endonuclease domain-containing protein gives MEYKPSPQPSPLGRGSKEREKESKEREKDSQEKEPQNKNKQEKYNDKSCPPLPEGEGLGVRAEIAKLAGSNRQIPKVLLERARELRKQQTPAEQILWECLRNRRLLNTKFRRQHNIGRYIADFYCHEKLLIIELDGSIHANQQAEDSIRENWLNSNQFIVIRFSNEQIFDDIEFVLHTIAQALIP, from the coding sequence ATGGAATATAAGCCCTCACCCCAACCCTCTCCCTTGGGGAGAGGGAGTAAAGAAAGAGAAAAAGAGAGTAAAGAAAGAGAAAAAGACAGTCAAGAAAAAGAACCACAGAATAAAAATAAACAAGAAAAATATAACGATAAATCTTGTCCCCCTCTCCCAGAGGGAGAGGGGCTAGGGGTGAGGGCAGAAATCGCTAAATTAGCAGGTAGCAACCGACAAATTCCCAAAGTATTATTAGAACGCGCCCGCGAGTTAAGAAAACAACAAACACCAGCAGAGCAGATCTTATGGGAATGTTTAAGAAATCGACGTTTATTAAATACAAAATTTCGCCGACAACATAATATTGGTAGATATATCGCTGATTTTTATTGCCACGAAAAGTTATTAATTATCGAGTTAGATGGTAGTATTCATGCAAATCAGCAAGCTGAAGATTCTATCAGAGAAAACTGGTTAAATTCTAATCAGTTTATTGTAATCCGCTTTAGTAATGAGCAAATATTTGATGATATCGAGTTTGTTTTACATACAATTGCTCAAGCCCTCATCCCCTAG
- a CDS encoding Piwi domain-containing protein, whose translation MPDNRGLRELREKLQSDWFLHWRSGKVYGIPKVPQQEQTFGKPVELKTEEHLQLLAARIDSVLPKIFAQYSAFRFKPFTFLSQKEELVSSIATKIKDLPSLISSFKIKPKFALEAKLVELRHEETFIGLFLRLETRWEILASLSDLQNAGVNLQDLYVVRRQPQPGQRRLVGKISHIYEKTVNLLESFDGITSINEDEVWLEGSKASFVRCLKTLLGDKYDAFESERLIQEANFLTGPALDNILTRMETFLAKKSPMQLAPNLLGYIRGRIEAVNDDSYQTVISASPVEYCFDAARTKRSLYPWKGIEKYGPFSREIFSKKSPEILVLFPDTVQGAVENFLKAFRDGISIKKKVFQDGIEYWEENSKYSGGFAKIFGLVNPKLTLRQIPWLNSKQKPPAVAYREAVAQVLEKTMPDAAIVILLDEHARLPDPENPYLQSKALLLMAGIPVQGIRASTLGQSRYSLQYTLQNLSVALYAKMNGLPWTVDHDLTISDELVIGIGTCELSGSRFHERQRFVGITTVFRGDGNYLLGNLSQECSYSEYPNILKTSTVSILQDIKRRNGWQPGDTVRLVFHAARPFKNLDVADIVAQCVAEVGEEQNIEFAFLTVSHEHPFTLLDKSQQGISLKDGVKKGQLAPQRGIIVQLGRYTRLLCTNSPVLVKTARSPLPTPLLIHLHPQSTYRDLTYLSEQVLKFTSLSWRSLLPASKPVTIYYSELIAELLARLRNIRDWSPALLNIKLRASKWFL comes from the coding sequence ATGCCAGATAACAGAGGGCTACGAGAATTACGAGAAAAACTCCAGTCGGACTGGTTTCTTCATTGGCGCTCTGGCAAAGTCTACGGAATTCCTAAAGTGCCTCAACAAGAACAAACCTTTGGTAAACCTGTTGAATTGAAAACTGAAGAACACCTGCAACTTCTAGCAGCTCGCATTGATAGTGTCTTGCCAAAGATATTTGCCCAATATTCAGCTTTTCGATTTAAACCCTTCACATTCCTTTCTCAAAAAGAAGAGTTAGTCAGTTCTATTGCTACTAAAATCAAAGACTTACCATCACTGATTTCTTCCTTCAAAATTAAACCCAAATTTGCACTCGAAGCAAAGTTAGTTGAACTGCGACACGAGGAGACATTTATTGGTCTGTTTCTACGGTTAGAAACTCGTTGGGAAATCCTTGCATCTCTGAGCGATCTACAAAATGCAGGAGTTAATCTTCAGGATCTATATGTTGTTCGTCGCCAACCTCAACCAGGACAACGCCGTTTGGTTGGAAAAATCAGCCACATCTATGAAAAAACGGTCAACTTATTAGAATCATTCGATGGAATTACTTCTATCAATGAAGATGAAGTATGGCTAGAAGGCTCCAAAGCGTCTTTTGTACGTTGCCTCAAAACATTGCTGGGAGATAAGTATGATGCTTTTGAATCAGAAAGATTGATTCAGGAAGCTAATTTTTTAACTGGCCCTGCACTAGACAATATTTTGACTCGTATGGAGACTTTTCTAGCAAAAAAATCTCCTATGCAGCTTGCACCTAATTTACTTGGGTATATTAGAGGTCGTATTGAAGCAGTGAATGATGATAGTTACCAAACGGTGATTTCTGCTTCACCAGTAGAGTATTGCTTTGATGCGGCCCGAACAAAACGAAGCCTATACCCTTGGAAAGGAATTGAGAAATATGGGCCTTTTAGTCGTGAGATTTTCTCAAAAAAATCCCCAGAAATATTGGTTCTTTTTCCAGATACCGTTCAGGGTGCAGTGGAAAATTTTTTAAAAGCATTTCGAGACGGAATTAGTATCAAGAAAAAAGTATTTCAAGATGGGATTGAATACTGGGAAGAAAACTCCAAATACTCAGGTGGATTTGCCAAAATTTTTGGTCTTGTTAATCCTAAGTTGACTCTGCGGCAAATTCCCTGGCTCAATAGTAAACAGAAACCGCCAGCAGTCGCTTATAGAGAAGCTGTGGCGCAGGTTTTAGAAAAAACCATGCCAGATGCAGCTATTGTTATTCTCTTAGACGAACATGCAAGGCTTCCAGACCCAGAAAATCCATATCTTCAGTCCAAAGCTCTGTTACTAATGGCTGGAATCCCTGTGCAAGGCATTCGGGCATCTACTCTAGGGCAATCACGTTATTCACTGCAATACACGCTGCAAAATCTCAGTGTTGCTCTCTACGCCAAAATGAACGGGTTGCCTTGGACAGTAGATCATGACCTGACAATTAGCGATGAACTTGTCATCGGGATAGGAACCTGCGAACTTTCTGGGAGTCGCTTCCATGAGCGACAAAGGTTTGTAGGTATCACAACAGTTTTTAGGGGTGATGGGAACTACCTCTTGGGCAATCTTTCCCAAGAGTGTTCTTATTCTGAATATCCCAACATTTTGAAAACATCTACTGTATCAATTTTACAGGACATTAAGCGACGCAACGGTTGGCAACCAGGAGATACTGTTCGCCTTGTATTTCATGCTGCTAGACCTTTCAAAAACCTTGATGTTGCAGATATTGTGGCACAGTGCGTTGCGGAGGTTGGAGAAGAACAAAACATTGAATTTGCTTTCCTAACAGTTTCTCACGAACACCCGTTTACCCTGTTAGATAAGTCGCAACAGGGTATTTCTCTCAAAGATGGTGTTAAAAAAGGACAATTAGCACCACAGCGAGGCATAATTGTGCAACTTGGAAGATATACGCGACTTTTGTGTACTAACAGTCCAGTACTAGTAAAAACGGCGCGATCGCCTTTACCAACCCCTTTATTAATTCACCTACACCCACAGTCCACTTATCGGGACTTGACGTATCTTTCCGAACAAGTGCTAAAGTTTACATCATTATCGTGGCGCTCCTTGCTTCCAGCTAGCAAACCAGTGACTATCTATTACTCTGAACTAATTGCCGAACTACTTGCCCGCCTTCGCAATATTCGAGATTGGTCACCTGCATTGCTCAATATCAAACTTCGTGCAAGCAAGTGGTTTCTATGA
- a CDS encoding Rpn family recombination-promoting nuclease/putative transposase, translated as MAFDNVCKILAEKYPTDFARWLLPHEPRQIKVLKTELSIEPIRADSVTFLQTENRILHLEFQTEAKSDTPIPLRMLDYFVRLVRQYDVPITQVVIFLQETSNEIAFTEEYVNEMTHHRYRVVRMWEQDSALFLDNPALLPLAPLTQTDSPQRLLSQVAQSVARISDRETRQNIAAYTEILAGLKFEKDLIQQFLGEEIMQESVIYQDILQKGDKQGEERTIIRQLNRRFGEIDSSLIDRIRVLSVEKLDDLAEGLLDFSEVSDLVAWLDEQKRN; from the coding sequence GTGGCTTTTGACAACGTTTGTAAAATATTAGCAGAGAAATATCCAACGGATTTTGCGCGTTGGTTGCTCCCTCATGAACCGCGACAAATCAAAGTATTAAAAACTGAATTAAGCATCGAACCAATTCGAGCCGATTCTGTAACTTTTTTACAAACAGAGAATCGTATTTTGCATTTGGAATTTCAAACAGAAGCAAAATCTGATACTCCCATTCCCTTACGAATGTTGGATTACTTTGTCAGGTTAGTGCGACAGTATGATGTTCCAATAACGCAAGTAGTAATTTTCTTACAAGAGACAAGTAACGAAATTGCTTTTACTGAAGAATATGTAAATGAAATGACACATCACCGCTATCGTGTTGTCAGAATGTGGGAACAAGATTCGGCGTTATTTCTGGATAATCCTGCATTATTACCGTTAGCACCTTTAACACAGACAGATTCACCCCAAAGGTTATTATCGCAGGTTGCCCAGAGTGTTGCTAGAATCTCAGATAGGGAAACTCGGCAGAATATCGCAGCTTACACAGAGATATTAGCAGGTTTGAAGTTTGAGAAGGATTTAATTCAGCAATTTTTAGGAGAGGAAATTATGCAAGAATCTGTAATTTATCAGGATATTTTGCAGAAAGGAGATAAGCAAGGTGAAGAACGTACAATTATACGCCAGCTTAATAGACGGTTTGGCGAAATAGATTCATCATTGATTGATAGAATTAGAGTGCTATCTGTTGAAAAGCTAGATGATTTAGCAGAAGGATTACTAGATTTTTCAGAAGTATCTGATTTAGTAGCTTGGTTAGACGAACAAAAAAGAAATTAA
- a CDS encoding BREX-1 system adenine-specific DNA-methyltransferase PglX, translating to MRVGFDAIVGNPPFMGGQKITGALSTAYRDFLVKWIANDKRGSADLCAYFFLRAKQLLNSNGGFGLIATNTIAQGDTREVGLDQLIANGGVITRAVPSRKWPGIASLEVAYVWLRQNNWLGEFVLDDKVVDGVTAFLTNPGKALGNPYKLIANQNKSFQGSNILGLGFTMTAEEAQALIEKDAKNKDVLFPYLNGEDLNSSQTQSPSRWVINFKDYPLDAEHDDLKNPKGRPYASDYPDCLEIVRQKVKPERDKNKEKQRREIWWRFTRPTIELYDAIANLKRVFVIPRVSKFLTVSASPTNIVMSEATVVIASESFAVFAIVQSTIHLFWTMQYQSSLETRGRYTPTDCFETFPFPTSTANLEEIGDRYYNHRQNIMQTRQEGLTKTYNRFHNPDETAADIQQLRELHIEMDNAVAAAYGWQDLLPSPSGRGAGGEGLSHGFHQTKQGLRFTISETARREVLDRLLELNHQRYAEEVAQGLHDKGKKKAKSTKSGVKKGKDKDSEGQMSLF from the coding sequence GTGAGGGTTGGATTTGATGCGATCGTGGGAAATCCGCCGTTTATGGGTGGACAAAAAATTACAGGTGCTTTGAGTACAGCTTATCGAGATTTTTTAGTTAAATGGATTGCGAATGATAAACGCGGTAGTGCTGACCTTTGTGCTTATTTTTTCTTACGCGCCAAGCAGTTATTAAATAGTAATGGTGGGTTTGGATTAATTGCTACAAATACGATAGCGCAGGGTGATACCCGCGAGGTTGGGTTAGATCAATTAATTGCTAATGGTGGTGTAATTACTCGTGCAGTACCTAGTAGAAAATGGCCGGGTATTGCAAGTTTAGAAGTTGCTTATGTGTGGTTGCGGCAAAATAATTGGTTGGGTGAATTTGTTTTAGATGATAAGGTTGTTGATGGCGTTACGGCATTTTTAACAAATCCAGGAAAAGCGCTAGGAAATCCTTATAAGTTAATAGCAAATCAAAATAAATCTTTTCAAGGCTCAAATATTCTGGGGCTTGGTTTTACTATGACAGCAGAGGAAGCACAAGCACTGATTGAAAAAGATGCTAAAAATAAAGATGTATTGTTTCCCTATTTGAATGGTGAAGATTTAAATTCTAGTCAAACTCAATCACCAAGTCGTTGGGTGATTAATTTTAAGGATTATCCTTTGGATGCTGAACATGATGACTTAAAGAATCCTAAAGGTAGACCTTATGCAAGTGATTATCCTGATTGTTTGGAGATTGTGAGGCAGAAAGTTAAGCCAGAGAGAGATAAGAATAAAGAGAAACAAAGGCGTGAAATTTGGTGGCGTTTTACTCGACCTACCATAGAACTGTATGATGCGATCGCAAACCTAAAACGAGTGTTTGTAATTCCTCGTGTTAGCAAATTTTTAACAGTATCAGCTTCCCCTACAAATATAGTTATGAGTGAAGCCACTGTAGTTATTGCTTCAGAATCATTTGCTGTTTTTGCAATTGTGCAGTCTACTATTCATCTGTTTTGGACAATGCAATATCAGAGTAGTCTAGAAACTAGAGGAAGATATACCCCTACAGACTGCTTTGAAACCTTCCCTTTCCCCACATCAACCGCAAACCTAGAAGAAATAGGCGATCGCTACTACAACCATCGCCAAAATATCATGCAAACACGCCAAGAAGGATTAACCAAAACCTACAACCGCTTCCACAACCCCGACGAAACCGCCGCCGATATTCAACAATTGCGCGAATTGCACATAGAAATGGATAATGCTGTAGCTGCTGCTTACGGTTGGCAAGATTTACTCCCCTCTCCCAGTGGGAGAGGGGCTGGGGGTGAGGGTTTATCTCATGGTTTCCACCAAACTAAACAAGGCTTACGCTTCACCATCAGCGAAACAGCACGGCGAGAAGTGCTAGATAGATTATTAGAATTAAATCACCAACGCTATGCTGAAGAGGTAGCACAGGGTTTACATGATAAAGGCAAGAAAAAGGCGAAGAGTACTAAGTCTGGGGTAAAAAAGGGGAAAGATAAGGATAGTGAAGGACAGATGAGTTTGTTTTAG
- a CDS encoding DUF4351 domain-containing protein has translation MQESVNDEDILYPGVYHLFNCLVRSRFCDIDELEEEIPGISERIRGLNLQQLEGFAIAFMEFNDAIDLKVWLDEYEHEKDWKNRFVKKVFNW, from the coding sequence ATGCAAGAGTCAGTCAATGATGAAGATATTTTATATCCAGGTGTATATCATTTGTTTAATTGTTTAGTTCGTAGTCGTTTTTGTGATATTGATGAACTTGAGGAAGAAATACCTGGAATATCCGAACGCATTCGTGGATTGAATCTGCAACAGTTAGAAGGATTTGCAATAGCTTTTATGGAATTTAATGATGCAATTGATTTAAAGGTTTGGTTAGATGAATATGAACATGAAAAGGATTGGAAAAATCGGTTTGTAAAAAAGGTATTTAATTGGTGA